The Bacteroidetes bacterium SB0662_bin_6 genome has a segment encoding these proteins:
- a CDS encoding efflux RND transporter permease subunit — translation MNSNRSNHAEPRGPIAYMAGNGVAANLLMFGILAVGLVSLTGLEQEAWPTVPFNQFEISVPFPGATPEEVEEAIVVKIEDEVRGLADVKTVRSVAAPGMASVRVEVNSGTEMGAKKDEIESAVGRIQTFPGGAERPQIREMTNAQSMMRLVLYGDVPERSLKELAYRIEDDLAALPNVSLVETSGVRNYE, via the coding sequence ATGAATTCCAACCGAAGCAACCACGCCGAACCCCGTGGACCGATCGCCTACATGGCGGGCAACGGCGTCGCGGCCAACCTGCTGATGTTCGGCATCCTCGCGGTGGGTCTCGTGTCGCTGACCGGTCTCGAGCAGGAAGCGTGGCCCACGGTGCCCTTCAACCAGTTCGAGATCTCGGTGCCGTTCCCCGGCGCAACGCCCGAGGAGGTGGAAGAGGCCATCGTCGTCAAGATCGAGGATGAGGTCCGGGGACTGGCGGACGTGAAGACGGTCAGGTCCGTAGCGGCCCCGGGGATGGCGTCCGTCAGGGTTGAAGTCAACTCGGGTACGGAGATGGGCGCCAAGAAGGACGAAATCGAGTCGGCGGTGGGGCGGATTCAGACGTTCCCGGGCGGCGCCGAGCGGCCCCAGATCCGGGAGATGACGAACGCGCAAAGCATGATGCGTCTCGTCCTCTACGGCGACGTTCCCGAGCGTTCGCTGAAGGAGCTCGCCTACCGGATCGAGGACGATCTTGCAGCGCTCCCGAACGTGTCCCTGGTCGAGACCAGCGGGGTGCGCAACTACGAGA
- a CDS encoding TIGR00730 family Rossman fold protein — translation MKTSKNVNPGSPRSGKSTLEERFFLSGPGRRLAELIRAVRIFFEFLRGFRKLHFVGPCVTVFGSARFPEDHVYYQLARQVGGELAAAGFTVMTGGGPGIMEAANRGAQEAGGRSIGCNIELPEEQDPNPYLDQWVEFNHFFVRKVMLVKYSYAFVVLPGGFGTLDEIFETLTLVQTGKILDLPVVVMGAEYWSEMIDFVSHTMVREGTISPEDADRWVITDSPEEAVSSIVKAANARFHLNLKPQWILGESGRLPRREAPR, via the coding sequence GTGAAGACATCGAAGAATGTAAATCCAGGATCGCCGCGTTCCGGAAAAAGCACGCTGGAGGAGCGCTTTTTCCTGAGCGGACCGGGCAGGCGGCTGGCCGAACTGATCCGGGCCGTGCGCATCTTCTTCGAATTCCTCCGGGGCTTTCGCAAGCTGCATTTTGTCGGGCCTTGCGTGACGGTTTTCGGTTCGGCCCGCTTCCCCGAAGATCACGTCTACTACCAGTTGGCCCGACAGGTAGGTGGCGAACTGGCCGCCGCAGGGTTCACCGTGATGACCGGAGGAGGCCCCGGTATTATGGAGGCCGCCAACCGCGGAGCCCAGGAGGCAGGCGGACGCAGTATCGGCTGCAATATCGAGCTTCCCGAAGAGCAGGACCCCAACCCGTATCTGGACCAGTGGGTGGAGTTCAACCACTTCTTTGTCCGCAAGGTGATGCTGGTCAAATACTCCTATGCATTCGTGGTGCTGCCGGGTGGTTTCGGCACCCTGGATGAGATATTTGAAACGCTTACCCTGGTGCAGACGGGGAAGATACTGGATTTGCCGGTCGTTGTGATGGGTGCCGAGTACTGGTCGGAAATGATCGACTTCGTTTCCCATACCATGGTTCGCGAGGGGACAATCAGTCCGGAGGACGCTGATCGGTGGGTGATTACCGATTCCCCTGAGGAAGCCGTCTCCAGCATCGTCAAAGCGGCCAACGCGCGATTCCACCTCAATCTGAAACCCCAGTGGATTCTGGGCGAATCCGGGCGGCTTCCTCGACGCGAAGCCCCTCGTTAA
- the mfd gene encoding transcription-repair coupling factor, whose amino-acid sequence MDPQAPSTLQVKGLAGSVSSFLLGQLHETAKASQSLCVYVAPDEEIAAWAFGDIAQLVEEDQGVVRLPATGHKPYDTEQLDDPAPLIARGDVLQQIAEGFRGLVVTSVEALVEMAPATETVRNRTISIASGAVFPPEDLANRLVELGFEHVEFVERPGEMALRGGILDIYPFTGSWPVRAEFFGDEIESLREFDPRSQRSVSRLTVARLVPNMGNDLSGNSAHAPIFEQFPERTLLITTDEEGLVEKAAEQFDAAAKAWHHTLDEDNEAPAPATRYLSAELFEKSLLRYNRVLLGSFSGAGEETLQFEASPQPDFNGNIGLLRSRILANAEQGARTFILCDSRGQEVRLSELLDDETAQQSVRISIESLHEGFEIPSLGLAVYTDHQIFNRYHRPSVRGQKKRYGGLSLQALKNLSPGDFVVHVDYGIGRFAGLHRITVREKQQESVKVLFRDEDVLYVNVNALHKLHKYSGKDGRPPALTKLGSGQWERTKSRTKCKVKDMARDLIALYAKRKQSAGVAFSPDTVWQREMEASFRYEDTPDQTTATNSVKGDMEAPVPMDRLICGDVGFGKTEVAVRAAFKAAQDGKQVAVLVPTTILAAQHFETFSKRLNKYPVKVEMMSRFRSGAVQKQIAKKIEEGAVDIVVGTHRLTSQDIRFKDLGLLIIDEEQRFGVAVKERLRKLRAEVDTLTLTATPIPRTLQFSLLGARDLSLVTTPPPNRRPVNTEIHTFDKNLIRDAILYEISRGGQVFFLHNNICNMDEMADSLRLIVPDVRMRTAHGQMKSSELERVMTDFIAGRFDVLVSTSIIENGLDIPNANTIIVNRADRFGLAELHQLRGRVGRSDRKAFCYLLVSSIHGLTREARRRLQAVEEFSDLGSGFHLAMRDLDIRGAGNLLGGEQSGFIEEVGFETYHKILEEAVLELREEEFPDVLDEETAPGVPETTVDIEEDAFIPERYISNNVERLNIYRRISEAVDARALATIRDEMQDRFGALPAEVNHLFAAAEMKFLGQTLRLPRVLFKNKRLFLYMPSPEGDPYFHEQLFYGFLERLSGLDRRYVLKETKSRTLRAIVQEVPRLSDAQNILHRLQPEPAKTAA is encoded by the coding sequence ATGGATCCCCAAGCGCCGTCCACCCTCCAGGTGAAAGGACTGGCAGGATCCGTCTCGTCTTTCCTGCTCGGACAACTCCACGAAACCGCCAAGGCGTCGCAAAGCCTCTGCGTCTATGTGGCGCCGGACGAAGAAATAGCGGCCTGGGCCTTCGGAGACATCGCCCAGCTCGTCGAGGAAGACCAGGGCGTCGTGCGGCTGCCGGCCACCGGACACAAACCCTACGACACCGAACAACTGGACGATCCGGCCCCGCTCATTGCCCGGGGCGATGTGCTCCAGCAGATAGCCGAAGGATTCCGCGGCCTCGTGGTAACCAGCGTCGAGGCGCTCGTGGAAATGGCCCCGGCGACGGAAACGGTCCGAAACCGGACGATTTCCATCGCCTCGGGGGCCGTATTTCCCCCCGAAGACCTTGCAAACCGCCTTGTGGAGCTGGGTTTCGAACATGTCGAGTTCGTGGAACGGCCCGGAGAAATGGCGCTGCGGGGCGGCATCCTCGACATCTATCCATTTACCGGCTCTTGGCCCGTGCGGGCTGAATTCTTCGGCGACGAGATAGAATCCCTGCGGGAATTCGATCCCCGGTCGCAACGATCCGTCAGCCGCCTGACCGTGGCCCGCCTCGTCCCGAATATGGGAAACGACCTTTCCGGCAACAGCGCGCACGCCCCTATCTTCGAACAATTCCCCGAACGAACCCTCCTCATCACAACGGACGAAGAAGGACTTGTAGAGAAGGCCGCCGAACAGTTCGATGCCGCTGCAAAAGCCTGGCATCATACACTGGACGAAGACAACGAGGCGCCCGCCCCCGCCACGCGGTATCTCTCCGCTGAACTCTTCGAGAAATCCCTGCTCCGGTACAATCGGGTGCTGCTCGGTTCGTTCTCCGGCGCCGGGGAAGAAACGCTCCAATTCGAGGCATCGCCGCAACCGGATTTCAATGGAAACATCGGCCTTCTGCGCAGCCGTATTCTGGCCAATGCCGAACAGGGCGCCCGCACATTCATCCTTTGCGACAGCCGGGGACAGGAGGTCCGCCTGTCCGAATTGCTCGACGACGAGACCGCGCAGCAAAGCGTCCGCATCTCCATCGAATCGCTGCACGAAGGATTCGAAATCCCTTCGCTCGGCCTCGCCGTCTACACGGATCACCAGATATTCAACCGGTATCACCGCCCCTCCGTGCGCGGCCAGAAAAAACGCTACGGCGGCCTTAGTCTGCAAGCGCTCAAGAATCTCTCGCCCGGCGATTTCGTGGTGCATGTGGATTACGGCATCGGTCGGTTCGCCGGGCTCCACCGCATTACCGTACGCGAGAAACAGCAGGAATCCGTGAAAGTGCTTTTCCGGGACGAAGATGTCCTGTATGTCAATGTCAACGCACTGCACAAACTCCATAAATACTCGGGCAAGGACGGCCGTCCGCCTGCGCTCACCAAACTCGGTTCCGGGCAGTGGGAACGCACGAAATCCCGCACCAAGTGCAAGGTCAAGGACATGGCGCGCGACCTGATCGCGCTCTACGCAAAGCGGAAGCAATCCGCCGGGGTCGCTTTTTCCCCGGATACGGTCTGGCAACGGGAAATGGAAGCCTCATTCCGGTACGAAGACACGCCCGATCAGACCACCGCAACGAATTCCGTCAAAGGCGATATGGAAGCTCCGGTGCCTATGGACCGGCTCATCTGCGGAGATGTCGGGTTCGGCAAAACGGAAGTCGCTGTCCGGGCAGCTTTCAAGGCAGCGCAGGACGGCAAGCAGGTGGCCGTGCTTGTGCCCACGACGATCCTTGCCGCACAACATTTCGAAACCTTCTCGAAAAGGCTGAACAAGTACCCGGTTAAAGTGGAAATGATGTCGCGTTTCCGTTCCGGCGCCGTGCAAAAGCAGATCGCCAAGAAGATCGAGGAAGGAGCCGTCGACATCGTGGTGGGCACCCATCGCCTGACATCGCAGGATATCCGGTTCAAGGACCTGGGGCTGCTCATTATCGACGAGGAACAGCGCTTCGGGGTAGCCGTCAAGGAGCGCCTGCGGAAGTTGCGCGCCGAAGTGGACACGCTTACCCTTACGGCCACCCCGATCCCCCGAACCCTCCAGTTCTCGCTGCTGGGCGCCCGCGACTTGTCGCTCGTCACCACGCCGCCGCCGAACCGGCGCCCTGTCAACACCGAGATTCACACCTTCGACAAGAATCTCATCCGGGATGCAATCCTGTATGAAATCAGCCGGGGCGGGCAGGTATTCTTCCTGCACAACAACATCTGCAATATGGACGAAATGGCCGACAGCCTGCGCCTCATCGTACCCGATGTACGCATGCGGACAGCCCACGGGCAGATGAAATCGAGCGAACTGGAACGGGTCATGACAGACTTTATCGCAGGGCGTTTCGACGTACTCGTGAGCACCAGTATCATCGAGAACGGCCTCGATATACCTAATGCCAATACCATCATCGTCAACCGGGCCGATCGGTTCGGACTCGCCGAATTGCATCAGCTACGGGGACGGGTCGGGCGGTCGGACCGGAAGGCTTTCTGCTACCTGCTCGTTTCGTCCATCCACGGGCTTACGCGCGAGGCGCGGCGCAGACTGCAAGCCGTCGAAGAGTTTTCCGATCTGGGAAGCGGCTTCCATCTGGCCATGCGCGACCTGGACATCCGGGGAGCCGGAAATCTCCTTGGGGGCGAGCAAAGCGGTTTTATCGAGGAGGTAGGCTTCGAAACCTACCACAAGATTCTCGAGGAGGCCGTGCTGGAACTCCGGGAAGAAGAATTCCCGGACGTACTGGACGAGGAAACGGCGCCGGGCGTCCCCGAAACCACGGTGGATATCGAAGAAGACGCCTTCATCCCGGAGCGCTACATCTCGAACAACGTAGAACGCCTGAACATCTACCGCCGCATCAGTGAAGCCGTGGACGCCCGGGCGCTGGCAACCATCCGCGACGAGATGCAGGATCGTTTCGGCGCCCTCCCCGCCGAGGTGAATCACCTGTTTGCTGCGGCCGAAATGAAATTCCTTGGCCAGACGCTGCGCCTGCCCAGAGTGCTTTTCAAGAACAAGCGGCTTTTTCTATACATGCCGTCCCCGGAAGGCGATCCGTATTTCCATGAGCAACTGTTCTACGGTTTTCTCGAGCGGCTGAGCGGATTGGACCGGAGGTATGTATTGAAGGAAACGAAAAGCCGGACGCTGCGGGCGATTGTACAGGAGGTCCCGAGGCTTTCCGACGCCCAAAATATTCTGCACCGCCTGCAGCCCGAACCGGCGAAAACAGCGGCATAA
- a CDS encoding 16S rRNA (guanine(527)-N(7))-methyltransferase RsmG, with protein sequence MPWDPFRALSDEQRRLLNAYQAMLLDFNRRINLVSRDADAEAVRMHCLHCLFLTHRRFLPGAVVVDWGTGGGLPAVPLAIACPDIQVVAVDKVGKKVQTLRAMIRRLGLANIRVWHGPAEALAEDTHAECTYSVSRATAPLRDLWGWHDRIARPFADPMAADTWRPGVICLKGGDLTDEIASIAGEADIERIELADMDPRPWFRDKAMLACTART encoded by the coding sequence ATGCCTTGGGATCCTTTTCGGGCACTGAGCGACGAGCAGCGGCGTCTCCTGAACGCTTACCAGGCGATGCTCCTCGATTTCAACCGGCGCATCAATCTTGTTTCGCGCGACGCGGATGCGGAAGCGGTCCGGATGCATTGTCTGCACTGCCTGTTTCTGACGCACCGGCGCTTTCTTCCGGGGGCGGTGGTGGTCGATTGGGGTACCGGAGGAGGACTTCCCGCTGTTCCTCTTGCGATCGCGTGCCCGGATATTCAGGTCGTTGCCGTGGACAAGGTCGGGAAGAAGGTACAGACCCTGCGCGCTATGATCCGGCGGCTCGGGCTCGCGAACATCAGGGTCTGGCACGGCCCCGCAGAAGCGCTCGCCGAAGACACGCATGCCGAATGCACCTATTCGGTGTCGCGCGCTACGGCGCCGCTCAGGGATTTATGGGGATGGCATGACCGGATTGCGCGGCCTTTCGCCGACCCCATGGCTGCGGACACATGGCGGCCCGGCGTAATTTGCCTCAAGGGGGGCGATCTCACGGATGAAATAGCGTCCATCGCCGGCGAGGCGGATATCGAGCGGATCGAGCTTGCGGATATGGACCCGCGCCCCTGGTTCCGTGACAAGGCGATGCTGGCCTGCACGGCCCGCACCTGA
- the mnmG gene encoding tRNA uridine-5-carboxymethylaminomethyl(34) synthesis enzyme MnmG has product MHPFAYDVIVVGGGHAGTEAAAAAARMGARTLLVTMNLQTIGQMSCNPAIGGIGKGHIVREIDALGGIMGKVTDRAGIQFRMLNQRRGPAVQGPRAQCDRVAYAAAVREELEDIPGLFMRSDMAVEVCTEQGRVTGIRTQIGQAFHAPTVILTSGTFMNGIIHIGERQYGGGRMGERASTGLTACLEKLGFESGRLKTGTPPRIDGRTIDYDRLEEQPGDPSATPFSFLTDRLPEDQISCWIAYTSPEVHDALREGFDRSPMFAGRIEGAGPRYCPSIEDKIDRFAGKDRHQLFLEPEGRNTYEVYVNGFSTSLPEEVQFAALRNVVGLEQVHMLRPGYAIEYDYFPPYQIRYSLETKRVRGLFFAGQINGTTGYEEAGAQGLMAGINAVRYLQREDPVVLKRSEAYIGVLIDDLVAKGTDEPYRMFTSRAEHRLLLRQDNADQRLTALGHTLGLATDARYERMRARQHAIEATRAAVEAVTVSPDAVNAYLEQVGTDPLRRPERLVQLAKRPQVSLDDLLDHIGRKEELVTPAPGPESAARQIEIDLRYEGYLDRERDLVRKMEEMESLRLPENFDYEAIEHITLEAREKLSKIRPDNLGQASRISGVSPADVSVLLVMLRKRPVRKPSPSPVAT; this is encoded by the coding sequence ATGCATCCTTTTGCGTACGATGTCATTGTGGTTGGCGGCGGGCACGCCGGGACCGAGGCGGCTGCGGCGGCCGCGCGTATGGGCGCTCGCACGTTGCTGGTTACTATGAACCTGCAAACCATCGGGCAGATGTCGTGCAATCCGGCCATCGGCGGCATCGGCAAAGGGCATATTGTCCGTGAAATCGATGCCCTTGGCGGCATTATGGGCAAGGTGACCGATCGCGCCGGCATACAGTTTCGGATGCTGAACCAGCGCAGAGGCCCCGCTGTGCAGGGGCCGCGCGCGCAGTGCGACCGGGTAGCTTATGCGGCGGCGGTTCGGGAGGAGCTGGAGGACATTCCCGGTCTGTTCATGCGGTCCGATATGGCTGTCGAGGTGTGTACGGAGCAGGGTCGGGTGACGGGCATACGTACGCAAATCGGGCAGGCGTTTCATGCTCCGACGGTCATTTTGACCAGCGGCACCTTCATGAACGGGATCATTCATATCGGGGAACGCCAATACGGGGGCGGACGCATGGGCGAGCGCGCTTCGACCGGATTGACCGCGTGCCTCGAAAAGCTCGGCTTCGAGAGCGGACGGTTGAAGACGGGTACCCCGCCGCGCATTGACGGGCGCACGATCGACTATGACCGGTTGGAGGAACAGCCGGGAGATCCGTCGGCTACCCCGTTTTCCTTTCTTACCGACCGGCTTCCGGAAGATCAGATAAGTTGCTGGATTGCCTATACGTCTCCCGAGGTGCATGACGCGCTGCGGGAAGGATTCGACCGGAGTCCCATGTTCGCCGGACGGATCGAGGGCGCCGGTCCCCGGTATTGCCCGTCGATCGAGGACAAGATCGACCGGTTTGCCGGAAAGGACCGCCACCAGCTGTTTCTGGAGCCGGAAGGCCGCAACACCTATGAGGTGTATGTGAACGGCTTCTCGACCAGCCTTCCGGAAGAGGTGCAGTTCGCGGCGCTGCGCAACGTGGTCGGTCTCGAACAGGTGCACATGCTGCGTCCCGGCTACGCGATCGAATACGATTATTTTCCTCCGTATCAGATACGGTACAGCCTGGAGACGAAGCGGGTCCGTGGACTGTTTTTCGCCGGGCAGATCAATGGCACGACGGGCTACGAGGAGGCTGGCGCACAGGGGCTCATGGCCGGGATCAATGCGGTGCGGTACTTGCAGCGCGAAGACCCGGTCGTCCTGAAACGGTCGGAGGCCTACATTGGCGTGCTCATCGATGATCTGGTGGCCAAGGGCACGGACGAACCCTACCGCATGTTCACTTCGCGGGCCGAACACCGGTTGCTGCTCAGGCAGGACAATGCCGATCAACGCCTGACGGCGCTGGGTCATACGCTGGGTCTCGCGACGGATGCCCGCTACGAACGGATGCGGGCCCGACAGCATGCCATCGAGGCCACACGGGCGGCTGTCGAGGCGGTAACCGTATCACCTGACGCAGTGAATGCCTACCTGGAGCAGGTGGGCACGGACCCTCTCCGGCGGCCCGAACGCCTTGTGCAACTGGCGAAGCGTCCCCAGGTCTCGCTCGACGACCTGCTGGATCATATAGGCCGCAAGGAGGAACTGGTCACGCCGGCGCCGGGACCGGAATCTGCAGCACGACAGATCGAGATAGATCTGCGGTATGAGGGATACCTCGATCGCGAACGTGACCTGGTGCGGAAGATGGAAGAAATGGAATCGCTTCGCCTGCCGGAGAATTTCGATTACGAGGCTATCGAGCATATCACGCTGGAAGCGCGGGAAAAATTGTCGAAAATCCGCCCGGACAATCTGGGGCAGGCGTCGCGCATCAGCGGGGTCAGCCCGGCGGATGTGTCGGTGCTCCTGGTGATGCTGCGGAAGCGCCCGGTAAGGAAGCCGTCTCCTTCGCCCGTGGCTACCTGA